One segment of Streptomyces sp. YIM 121038 DNA contains the following:
- a CDS encoding ferritin-like fold-containing protein: protein MRFMETPDNAAQPAKDAADAGAAATPTGVAAQDWAKASADPQYRAAVVDLLGALAYGELAAFERLAEDAKLAPTLADKAELAKMASAEFHHFEQLRDRLAAVGEEPTGAMQPFVAALDGFHRQTAPSDWLEGLVKAYVGDSIASDFYREVAARLDVDTRGLVLGVLDDTGHASFAVEKVRAAIEADPRVGGRLALWARRLMGEALSQSQRVVADRDALSTMLVGGVADGFDLAEVGRMFSRITEAHTKRMAALGLAA, encoded by the coding sequence GTGCGGTTCATGGAGACGCCTGACAACGCAGCTCAGCCCGCGAAGGACGCAGCCGACGCCGGGGCCGCCGCCACCCCCACCGGGGTGGCCGCCCAGGACTGGGCGAAAGCTTCCGCCGACCCGCAGTACCGCGCCGCGGTCGTGGACCTGCTCGGCGCGCTCGCCTACGGAGAGCTCGCGGCGTTCGAGCGGCTCGCGGAGGACGCCAAGCTGGCGCCGACGCTGGCCGACAAGGCGGAGCTGGCGAAGATGGCGTCCGCCGAGTTCCACCACTTCGAGCAGTTGCGGGACCGGCTCGCCGCGGTCGGCGAGGAGCCGACCGGGGCCATGCAGCCCTTCGTCGCCGCGCTGGACGGCTTCCACCGGCAGACGGCGCCGTCCGACTGGCTGGAGGGCCTGGTCAAGGCGTACGTCGGCGACTCCATCGCCAGTGACTTCTACCGCGAGGTCGCGGCCCGGCTCGACGTCGACACGCGCGGGCTCGTCCTCGGCGTCCTCGACGACACCGGGCACGCGAGCTTCGCCGTGGAGAAGGTGCGCGCCGCGATCGAGGCGGACCCGCGCGTCGGCGGGCGGCTCGCGCTGTGGGCGCGGCGGCTGATGGGGGAGGCCCTCTCGCAGTCGCAGCGGGTGGTGGCCGACCGGGACGCGCTCTCGACCATGCTGGTCGGCGGCGTCGCGGACGGCTTCGACCTCGCCGAGGTCGGGCGGATGTTCTCGCGGATCACCGAGGCGCACACCAAGCGGATGGCCGCGCTGGGCCTGGCGGCCTGA
- a CDS encoding DUF3107 domain-containing protein produces the protein MEVKIGVQHAPREIVLESGQSAEEVESAVSEALTGKAPLLSLTDDHGRKVLVPADRLAYVEIGEPAQRKVGFGTL, from the coding sequence GTGGAGGTCAAGATCGGCGTGCAGCACGCGCCGCGCGAGATCGTTCTGGAGAGCGGTCAGAGCGCCGAGGAGGTCGAGAGCGCGGTCTCCGAGGCCCTGACGGGCAAGGCCCCGCTGCTGAGCCTGACGGACGACCACGGCCGCAAGGTCCTGGTCCCCGCCGACCGCCTCGCGTACGTGGAGATCGGCGAGCCGGCCCAGCGCAAGGTGGGCTTCGGCACGCTGTAG
- a CDS encoding TetR/AcrR family transcriptional regulator, which translates to MTAIEQTEAARPRGTRLPRRARRNQLLGAAQEVFVAQGYHSAAMDDIAERAGVSKPVLYQHFPGKLDLYLALLDQHCDNLLQAVRAALASTTDNKQRVAATMDAYFGYVEDDGGAFRLVFESDLTNEPAVRERVDKVTLQCAEAICEVIVEDTGLPEAESMLLASGLGGLAQVVARSWLHSDGGVSREKAVQLLTSLAWRGIAGFPLHGAEGH; encoded by the coding sequence GTGACAGCCATCGAGCAGACAGAGGCGGCACGCCCGCGGGGCACTCGCCTGCCGCGCCGTGCCCGACGCAACCAACTCCTCGGCGCGGCCCAGGAGGTCTTCGTCGCCCAGGGGTACCACTCGGCGGCGATGGACGACATCGCCGAGCGGGCAGGTGTCAGCAAGCCGGTGCTCTACCAGCACTTCCCCGGCAAGCTCGACCTCTACCTGGCCCTGCTCGACCAGCACTGCGACAACCTGCTGCAGGCGGTGCGCGCGGCCCTGGCCTCGACGACCGACAACAAGCAGCGCGTCGCGGCGACGATGGACGCCTACTTCGGGTACGTGGAGGACGACGGCGGCGCCTTCCGGCTCGTCTTCGAGTCGGACCTCACCAACGAGCCCGCGGTCCGCGAGCGCGTCGACAAGGTGACGCTCCAGTGCGCGGAGGCGATCTGCGAGGTCATCGTGGAGGACACCGGCCTGCCCGAGGCCGAGTCGATGCTCCTTGCCTCCGGGCTCGGCGGCCTCGCCCAGGTCGTCGCGCGCTCCTGGCTGCACAGCGACGGCGGCGTCTCGCGGGAGAAGGCGGTCCAGCTGCTCACCTCGCTGGCCTGGCGCGGCATCGCGGGCTTCCCGCTGCACGGCGCCGAGGGCCACTGA
- a CDS encoding alpha/beta hydrolase, with product MSSTELPDVLAATVAPKPGAVGVAEGERMDSVTLPGLTLSVRGRAAADTDLPPALYVHGLGGSSQNWSALMPLLQDVVDGEALDLPGFGDSPPPDDGDYSVTGHARAVIRYLDARGRGPVHLVGNSLGGAVTTRVAAVRPDLVRTLTLVSPALPELRVQRTAVPTGLLALPGVAGLFTRLTKEWTPAQRVRSVMGLCYGDPAKVSPEAFAAAVREMERRLAHPYFWDAMARSARGIVNAYTLGGQHGLWRQAERVLAPTLLVYGGRDRLVSYRMARRAAAAFGGSRLLTLPDAGHVAMMEFPDAVATAIRELVADAGELRDPREVRKGGGVNDDRREPGTSGTRS from the coding sequence ATGTCTTCGACCGAGTTGCCGGACGTGCTGGCCGCCACCGTCGCCCCCAAACCGGGCGCCGTCGGTGTCGCGGAGGGCGAGCGCATGGACTCGGTCACGCTGCCCGGCCTGACGCTCTCGGTGCGCGGCCGGGCCGCGGCGGACACGGATCTGCCGCCCGCGCTGTACGTGCACGGGCTCGGCGGCTCCTCGCAGAACTGGTCGGCCCTGATGCCGCTGCTCCAGGACGTCGTGGACGGCGAGGCCCTCGACCTGCCGGGCTTCGGCGACTCACCGCCCCCGGACGACGGGGACTACTCGGTCACCGGGCACGCGCGTGCGGTCATCCGCTATCTGGACGCCCGCGGACGCGGCCCCGTCCATCTGGTGGGCAACTCCCTGGGCGGCGCCGTCACCACCCGCGTCGCCGCGGTCCGCCCCGACCTCGTGCGCACCCTCACCCTGGTCTCGCCCGCCCTGCCCGAGCTGCGGGTGCAGCGCACCGCCGTACCCACGGGCCTGCTCGCGCTGCCCGGGGTGGCGGGCCTGTTCACCCGGCTGACCAAGGAGTGGACACCGGCGCAGCGGGTGCGCAGCGTCATGGGGCTCTGCTACGGCGATCCGGCCAAGGTCTCGCCGGAGGCGTTCGCGGCGGCCGTGCGCGAAATGGAGCGCCGGCTCGCACACCCCTACTTCTGGGACGCCATGGCCCGCTCGGCCCGCGGCATCGTGAACGCGTACACGCTCGGCGGCCAGCACGGTCTGTGGCGGCAGGCCGAGCGGGTGCTCGCACCGACGCTGCTCGTGTACGGGGGCCGGGACCGGCTGGTGTCGTACCGCATGGCGCGCCGGGCCGCGGCGGCCTTCGGCGGCTCGCGGCTGCTCACGCTGCCCGACGCCGGGCACGTGGCGATGATGGAGTTTCCGGACGCGGTGGCCACCGCGATCCGTGAACTCGTGGCTGATGCGGGTGAGTTGAGGGATCCTCGTGAGGTGCGCAAGGGTGGCGGCGTGAACGACGACCGCCGCGAGCCGGGTACTTCGGGTACGAGGAGCTGA
- a CDS encoding DUF3152 domain-containing protein — MGRHSRRTPADTTDTSSTPGIPESQATEPGTGGGRRRRGDTPAHGTPQVTPPHGTPEHGAPAHGTPQATPPRGVPHVRGGHPEQREPGGGWGPVGGAAPKARTGAPRPRRVPGPRREDVAAFDALGAPDGFEGADVFAAGATPVRRPAPRDPYASVTAWETDAGDDGDGTGGSPGAAAADGGTPSGGRLSSRTVIGAAAATVTLALAIVVAAQVTDDGKGSGSDTQAADHGAGDDRDARGSASRSDNRPAPTDTATPESYDAKMGKKYPLDAKLAASGQFAAMPGFDKAPGKGQKFRYRVDVEKGMGLDGALFAQAVQKTLNDSRSWAHGGARTFERISSGKPDFVITLASPVTTAKWCAKSGLETLQQNVSCDSASTDRIMINAYRWAQGAKTYGDRIHPYRQMLINHEVGHRLGHGHVDCQRDGELAPVMQQQTKFLDHDGIHCKPNPWVFPKG; from the coding sequence GTGGGACGTCATAGCCGCCGGACCCCGGCCGACACGACAGACACCAGCAGCACCCCTGGCATACCCGAGTCCCAGGCGACCGAGCCCGGGACCGGCGGCGGCCGCCGCCGGCGCGGTGACACTCCCGCGCACGGCACGCCCCAGGTGACGCCGCCGCACGGCACCCCCGAGCACGGCGCCCCCGCGCACGGCACCCCGCAGGCCACCCCGCCCCGCGGCGTCCCGCACGTGCGCGGCGGGCACCCCGAGCAGCGTGAGCCCGGGGGCGGCTGGGGTCCGGTCGGCGGCGCCGCGCCGAAGGCCAGGACCGGTGCGCCGCGGCCGCGGCGGGTGCCGGGGCCGAGACGGGAGGACGTCGCGGCCTTCGACGCCCTCGGTGCCCCGGACGGCTTCGAGGGCGCGGACGTGTTCGCGGCGGGCGCCACGCCCGTGCGGCGCCCCGCGCCCCGCGACCCGTACGCGTCCGTGACCGCCTGGGAGACCGACGCCGGGGACGACGGCGACGGCACCGGCGGCTCCCCGGGCGCCGCCGCGGCCGACGGCGGGACCCCGTCGGGCGGGCGGCTCAGCAGCCGTACCGTCATCGGTGCGGCCGCCGCGACCGTGACCCTGGCCCTCGCCATCGTCGTGGCCGCCCAGGTCACCGACGACGGCAAGGGCTCGGGCTCCGACACGCAGGCCGCCGACCACGGCGCGGGCGACGACCGCGACGCCCGCGGCTCCGCCTCGCGCTCGGACAACCGGCCCGCGCCGACCGACACCGCGACCCCGGAGTCGTACGACGCGAAGATGGGCAAGAAGTACCCGCTGGACGCGAAGCTCGCCGCGTCCGGGCAGTTCGCGGCGATGCCCGGGTTCGACAAGGCGCCCGGCAAGGGGCAGAAGTTCCGCTACCGCGTCGACGTCGAGAAGGGCATGGGCCTGGACGGCGCCCTGTTCGCGCAGGCCGTGCAGAAGACCCTGAACGACAGCCGGAGCTGGGCCCACGGCGGGGCCCGCACCTTCGAGCGGATCTCCTCCGGGAAGCCGGACTTCGTCATCACCCTGGCGAGCCCGGTGACCACCGCGAAGTGGTGTGCGAAGTCCGGTCTCGAAACGCTCCAGCAGAACGTGTCGTGCGACTCGGCGTCCACCGACCGCATCATGATCAACGCCTATCGGTGGGCCCAGGGGGCCAAGACCTACGGCGACCGCATCCACCCGTACCGCCAGATGCTGATCAACCACGAGGTCGGCCACCGGCTCGGCCACGGCCACGTGGACTGCCAGCGCGACGGCGAACTCGCGCCCGTGATGCAGCAGCAGACCAAGTTCCTCGACCACGACGGGATCCACTGCAAGCCCAACCCCTGGGTGTTTCCCAAGGGGTGA
- a CDS encoding Ms4533A family Cys-rich leader peptide — MSTRHASPSAALELALFGVTALCVADIHCR, encoded by the coding sequence ATGTCGACCCGTCACGCCTCCCCGAGCGCCGCCCTTGAGCTGGCGCTGTTCGGCGTGACCGCGCTCTGCGTGGCCGATATTCACTGTCGCTGA
- a CDS encoding ABC transporter substrate-binding protein produces the protein MRLRRQKSVISRRVAAASATLVVLAAGAAACGPEDGNDAGGDGKAEKGGTLTVLNRDPQKTFDPARLYTSGGGNVPSLVFRTLTTRNREDGAEGAKVVPDLAESLGKPSKNATVWTYTLKKGLKFEDGTPITTKDIKYGIERSFAAELSGGAPFLRDWLIGGATYEGPYKDKKGLDSVETPDERTIVFHLNKPVGDFDYVATQTSFAPVPKAKDKGTKYEEHPISSGPYQVVKNTGGGERLQLERNPHWSAKTDAERKAYPDKIDVRSGFNSSVINQRLSASQGADAAAVTTDTNLGPAELAKVTGDKKLASQVGTGHFGYTNYLAFNPKKKPFDNPKVRQAVAYAVDRSSVINAAGGSSLAEPATTFLPNQESFGYQKFDHFPAGASGNPKKAKELLKEAGYKDGLTITLTHSNAKNFETSPEIATALQDSLKKAGITVKLQGLEDNDYEDKVHDAKDEPGLFLAHWGADWPSGGPFLAPIFDGRQIVKDGYNFNSSFLNDKAVNKEIDEINKLTDHAAAAERWGALDKKIGEKAVNVPLFHPVYKRLYGKDIKNVVISDWTGVLDISQVAVK, from the coding sequence ATGCGTCTGCGTCGTCAGAAGTCCGTCATATCCCGCCGCGTGGCAGCGGCATCCGCCACCCTGGTCGTCCTGGCCGCCGGCGCCGCCGCCTGCGGGCCCGAGGACGGCAACGACGCCGGAGGCGACGGCAAGGCCGAGAAGGGCGGCACGCTCACCGTCCTCAACCGCGACCCCCAGAAGACCTTCGACCCCGCCCGCCTTTACACCTCCGGCGGCGGCAACGTGCCGAGCCTGGTCTTCCGCACCCTGACCACCCGCAACCGCGAGGACGGCGCCGAGGGCGCGAAGGTCGTCCCGGACCTCGCCGAGAGCCTCGGCAAGCCGAGCAAGAACGCCACGGTGTGGACGTACACCCTGAAGAAGGGCCTCAAGTTCGAGGACGGCACGCCGATCACGACCAAGGACATCAAGTACGGCATCGAGCGCTCCTTCGCGGCCGAGCTGTCCGGCGGCGCGCCCTTCCTGCGCGACTGGCTCATCGGCGGCGCCACGTACGAGGGCCCGTACAAGGACAAGAAGGGCCTCGACTCGGTCGAGACGCCGGACGAGCGCACGATCGTCTTCCATCTGAACAAGCCCGTCGGCGACTTCGACTACGTGGCCACGCAGACGTCGTTCGCGCCCGTGCCGAAGGCCAAGGACAAGGGCACCAAGTACGAGGAGCACCCGATCTCCTCGGGCCCGTACCAGGTCGTCAAGAACACAGGCGGCGGCGAGCGCCTCCAGCTGGAGCGCAACCCGCACTGGTCGGCGAAGACCGACGCCGAGCGCAAGGCCTACCCGGACAAGATCGACGTCCGCTCCGGCTTCAACTCGTCCGTCATCAACCAGCGCCTCTCCGCGAGCCAGGGCGCCGACGCCGCCGCCGTCACCACCGACACCAACCTCGGCCCGGCCGAGCTCGCCAAGGTCACCGGCGACAAGAAGCTGGCCTCGCAGGTCGGCACCGGCCACTTCGGCTACACCAACTACCTGGCCTTCAACCCGAAGAAGAAGCCCTTCGACAACCCGAAGGTCCGCCAGGCCGTCGCCTACGCCGTCGACCGCTCCTCGGTCATCAACGCCGCGGGCGGCTCCTCCCTCGCCGAGCCCGCGACGACCTTCCTGCCCAACCAGGAGTCGTTCGGCTACCAGAAGTTCGACCACTTCCCGGCGGGCGCGAGCGGCAACCCGAAGAAGGCCAAGGAGCTCCTGAAGGAGGCCGGCTACAAGGACGGCCTGACCATCACGCTCACGCATTCCAACGCCAAGAACTTCGAGACCAGCCCGGAGATCGCCACCGCCCTCCAGGACTCCCTGAAGAAGGCCGGCATCACCGTCAAGCTCCAGGGCCTGGAGGACAACGACTACGAGGACAAGGTCCACGACGCCAAGGACGAGCCGGGCCTCTTCCTCGCCCACTGGGGTGCCGACTGGCCCTCCGGCGGCCCCTTCCTCGCCCCGATCTTCGACGGCCGCCAGATCGTCAAGGACGGCTACAACTTCAACTCCTCCTTCCTGAACGACAAGGCCGTCAACAAGGAGATCGACGAGATCAACAAGCTGACGGACCACGCCGCGGCCGCCGAGCGCTGGGGCGCGCTCGACAAGAAGATCGGTGAGAAGGCCGTCAACGTGCCGCTGTTCCACCCGGTCTACAAGCGCCTGTACGGCAAGGACATCAAGAACGTCGTGATCAGCGACTGGACGGGCGTCCTCGACATCTCCCAGGTCGCGGTCAAGTAG
- a CDS encoding ABC transporter permease, whose translation MSEALLASESGGADAATASAPGSSGARQFWRRLRTRRAALVAGAIVVLLVLVALAAPLLTALEGQDPTTYHPELIDSARGGVPVGSFGGMSAEHWLGVEPQTGRDLFARLVYGARVSLGVALIATLLQVTLGIVVGLASGLGNRWVDLALSRATDVMVALPLMVLALGLLAVVPSDFPRPVLVALVVGVVGWGGMAKIVRAQTITLKELDHVAAARLSGWGGVRIARRELLPALAAPVITYSALLVPTNITVEAALSFLGVGVKPPTASWGQMLTSADVWYEAAPQYLLLPAGVLFVTVLALTVLGDGVRTALDPRAASRLRVGAKRAKKKGAEA comes from the coding sequence ATGAGTGAGGCCCTGTTGGCCTCGGAGAGCGGGGGAGCGGACGCCGCCACGGCGTCCGCTCCCGGCTCCTCCGGAGCCCGTCAGTTCTGGCGGCGGCTGCGCACGCGGCGCGCCGCCCTCGTCGCGGGCGCGATCGTCGTCCTGCTCGTCCTGGTCGCGCTCGCCGCGCCCCTGCTCACCGCCCTGGAGGGCCAGGACCCCACCACGTACCACCCGGAGCTCATCGACTCCGCGCGTGGCGGCGTGCCCGTCGGCTCCTTCGGCGGCATGAGCGCCGAGCACTGGCTCGGCGTCGAGCCGCAGACCGGCCGCGACCTCTTCGCCCGCCTGGTGTACGGCGCCCGGGTCTCCCTCGGCGTCGCGCTGATCGCGACGCTGCTCCAGGTCACCCTCGGCATCGTCGTCGGGCTCGCCAGCGGGCTCGGCAACCGCTGGGTCGACCTCGCGCTCAGCCGCGCCACCGACGTCATGGTGGCGCTGCCCCTGATGGTCCTCGCGCTCGGCCTTCTCGCCGTCGTGCCCAGCGACTTCCCGCGTCCCGTGCTCGTCGCGCTCGTCGTCGGCGTGGTCGGCTGGGGCGGCATGGCCAAGATCGTGCGTGCCCAGACCATCACGCTCAAGGAGCTCGACCACGTCGCCGCGGCCCGCCTCAGCGGCTGGGGCGGGGTGCGCATCGCCCGCCGCGAGCTGCTGCCCGCGCTCGCCGCGCCCGTCATCACGTACTCCGCGCTGCTCGTCCCCACCAACATCACCGTGGAGGCGGCCCTCTCCTTCCTCGGCGTCGGGGTCAAGCCGCCCACCGCGTCCTGGGGCCAGATGCTCACCTCCGCCGACGTCTGGTACGAGGCGGCACCGCAGTACCTGCTGCTGCCCGCGGGCGTCCTGTTCGTGACCGTGCTGGCCCTGACCGTCCTCGGCGACGGCGTGCGCACCGCCCTCGACCCGCGTGCGGCCTCGCGGCTGCGGGTGGGCGCGAAGCGGGCCAAGAAGAAGGGGGCGGAAGCGTGA
- a CDS encoding ABC transporter permease: MVRRALGAVVTLFVLSVVIYAVFYVAPGDVAQITCGPRCSPAQVQQVSEQLKLDDPMYARYFEFLRGIFAGHDYSTGTGVQHCDAPCLGLSYQTDQQVTDLILNKVPVTGSLALGAMVLWLILGVGTGVLSAWRRGRPTERILTAVTLAGTATPVFVIGLLLMVLVCGQLQWLPFPQYVPFTEDPQQWAWNLLLPWVSLALIESAKYARLTRSAMLETLAEDHVRTFRAYGISERSLVGRHALRGALAPVIALTANDFGTMFGGALLTETLFGLPGLGRELVQAVRVVDLPVVVGMVLITGFFVVLANAVADVLYAVADRRVVLP, from the coding sequence ATGGTGCGGCGCGCCCTCGGCGCCGTCGTCACGCTGTTCGTCCTGTCCGTCGTGATCTACGCCGTCTTCTACGTCGCCCCCGGCGACGTCGCGCAGATCACCTGCGGTCCGCGCTGCTCGCCCGCCCAGGTCCAGCAGGTCTCCGAGCAGCTCAAGCTCGACGACCCGATGTACGCGCGGTACTTCGAGTTCCTGCGCGGCATCTTCGCCGGCCACGACTACTCGACCGGCACCGGCGTGCAGCACTGCGACGCGCCCTGCCTCGGCCTGTCGTACCAGACAGACCAGCAGGTCACCGATCTGATCCTGAACAAGGTGCCGGTCACGGGCTCGCTCGCCCTCGGCGCGATGGTCCTGTGGCTGATCCTCGGCGTCGGCACCGGCGTCCTCTCGGCGTGGCGGCGCGGCCGCCCCACCGAGCGGATCCTGACCGCTGTCACGCTCGCGGGCACGGCGACCCCCGTGTTCGTGATCGGCCTGCTCCTGATGGTCCTGGTCTGCGGCCAGCTCCAATGGCTGCCGTTCCCGCAGTACGTGCCCTTCACCGAGGACCCGCAGCAGTGGGCGTGGAACCTCCTCCTGCCCTGGGTGTCGCTCGCCCTCATCGAGTCCGCCAAGTACGCGCGCCTGACCCGGTCCGCGATGCTGGAGACCCTCGCCGAGGACCACGTGCGCACCTTCCGCGCGTACGGGATCAGCGAGCGCTCCCTCGTCGGGCGGCACGCCCTGCGCGGCGCCCTCGCGCCCGTGATCGCGCTGACGGCCAACGACTTCGGGACCATGTTCGGCGGCGCCCTGCTCACCGAGACCCTGTTCGGCCTGCCCGGACTCGGCCGCGAACTCGTGCAGGCCGTCCGGGTCGTCGACCTGCCGGTGGTCGTCGGCATGGTCCTCATCACCGGCTTCTTCGTGGTCCTCGCCAACGCCGTCGCGGACGTGCTGTACGCGGTGGCCGACCGACGGGTGGTGCTCCCATGA
- a CDS encoding ABC transporter ATP-binding protein: protein MSLDDQLVHVDGLSVGFGDVRAVDDVSFTLARGAALALVGESGSGKSTVASALLGLHRDTGARVTGAVRVGGVDVTGAGDRELRRLRGGVAAMVFQDPLSSLDPYYAVGDQIAEVYRAHSGASRRAARARAVDVLGRVGIADAARRSRSRPHEFSGGMRQRTLIAMALACEPDLLIADEPTTALDVTVQAQILDLLHELRAESGMGLLLVTHDVGVAAESVDDVLVMRHGRVVERGGVADVLAAPREAYTKQLLSAVPRVDSVRDDRSGDLGDVVVEAKGLRREFGRGKGAFVAVDDVSLTVRRGETLGVVGESGSGKTTLGRMLVGLLEPTSGRLSFGGAEKQGTGPVPGVQMVFQDPVSSLNPRRSVGESVADPLRARGDRDEAAIRARVRDLMERVGLDPAHYDRYPHEFSGGQRQRVGIARALAAEPRLIVCDEPVSALDVTTQAQVTALLAELQRELGLALVFVAHDLAVVRQVSDRVAVMRRGRLVEYGSVDEVYDTPRDPYTKDLLAAVPALDPALAAERRAARLARSGPAPEELAVA, encoded by the coding sequence ATGAGCCTCGACGACCAGCTCGTGCACGTGGACGGCCTGAGCGTCGGCTTCGGCGACGTACGCGCCGTGGACGACGTCTCCTTCACGCTGGCGCGCGGCGCCGCCCTCGCCCTCGTCGGCGAGTCGGGATCCGGCAAGTCCACCGTCGCCTCCGCGCTGCTCGGCCTGCACCGGGACACCGGGGCACGGGTCACCGGCGCCGTGCGCGTCGGCGGCGTCGACGTCACCGGGGCCGGCGACCGCGAACTGCGGCGGCTGCGCGGCGGGGTCGCCGCGATGGTCTTCCAGGACCCCCTGTCCTCGCTCGACCCGTACTACGCGGTCGGCGACCAGATCGCCGAGGTGTACCGCGCCCACTCCGGGGCCTCGCGCCGCGCGGCACGCGCGCGTGCCGTCGACGTCCTCGGCCGCGTCGGCATCGCCGACGCGGCGCGGCGGTCGCGCTCGCGCCCGCACGAGTTCAGCGGCGGCATGCGCCAGCGCACCCTGATCGCCATGGCCCTCGCCTGCGAGCCCGACCTGCTCATCGCCGACGAGCCGACCACCGCCCTCGACGTGACGGTGCAGGCGCAGATCCTCGACCTGCTGCACGAGCTGCGCGCGGAGAGCGGCATGGGCCTGCTCCTGGTCACCCACGACGTGGGCGTGGCCGCCGAGAGCGTGGACGACGTGCTCGTCATGCGGCACGGGCGCGTCGTGGAGCGCGGCGGCGTCGCCGACGTCCTCGCCGCGCCCCGGGAGGCGTACACCAAGCAGCTCCTGAGCGCCGTGCCGCGCGTCGACTCCGTACGGGACGACCGCTCCGGCGACCTCGGCGACGTCGTCGTCGAGGCGAAGGGGCTGCGGCGCGAGTTCGGGCGCGGCAAGGGCGCCTTCGTCGCCGTCGACGACGTGTCGCTGACCGTGCGGCGCGGCGAGACCCTCGGCGTCGTCGGCGAGAGCGGCAGCGGCAAGACCACGCTGGGCCGGATGCTCGTGGGACTCCTGGAGCCCACCTCGGGACGGCTGAGCTTCGGCGGCGCCGAGAAGCAGGGCACCGGCCCCGTGCCGGGGGTGCAGATGGTGTTCCAGGACCCCGTCTCCTCGCTCAACCCGCGCCGCTCGGTGGGCGAGTCCGTCGCCGATCCGCTGCGTGCGCGGGGCGACCGCGACGAGGCCGCGATCCGCGCCCGCGTACGGGACCTGATGGAGCGCGTCGGCCTCGACCCGGCGCACTACGACCGCTACCCGCACGAGTTCAGCGGCGGCCAGCGCCAGCGCGTCGGCATCGCGCGGGCGCTCGCCGCCGAGCCCCGGCTCATCGTCTGCGACGAACCGGTCTCGGCGCTCGACGTGACCACGCAGGCCCAGGTCACCGCGTTGCTCGCGGAGCTCCAGCGGGAGCTGGGGCTCGCGCTCGTCTTCGTCGCGCACGACCTCGCGGTGGTGCGCCAGGTCAGCGACCGGGTCGCGGTGATGCGGCGCGGCCGGCTCGTCGAGTACGGCTCCGTGGACGAGGTCTACGACACGCCCCGGGACCCGTACACGAAGGACCTGCTCGCGGCCGTGCCCGCCCTCGACCCGGCGCTCGCCGCCGAACGGCGCGCGGCCCGTCTCGCCCGGTCAGGACCGGCCCCGGAGGAATTGGCCGTGGCATGA